The DNA region AAGGTATTTGGAAATGTTTCCACATATCCATGTGTAAAATAGTATAAGTTTTTCTATTAGGGGGAAGATGCAAAAATAAAATACCTAAAGCTCTATTAATTTCCGTCTGCTTCAAGGCATGCGAGTCTAGAGGAGGGGGGTTGCCAGAATCGACTCCCGAAAACTCAGCGAAGGGGCAGGCCGATCGCGCGACAGTCAAAAGGTTCATAGCTGGAAAAGCAGGCGCTAAACATTCAAATGAAGGGATACGAGCATTAGTTGATTTCTTAATAAGGGGGATGGCTACCGTAGAGATGATTTGAAAGACACTTTACTTGTGAGGGAAGGCTTTTAGGTATAACACTAAATATTTATTGATTCTCTTTTTAATCATTTTTCTTGGTGAAAGGATGGGACATACTTATGTGAAGGCTATATTTTACAATGCCGTTGATTACGTTCAATACTTAGAGGGAAAGCTCAAACTTGATGAAGTTAAGAAGGCTGAAGTAGAAGCCCTAGTAGACGCTGGAGCAGCTTTTCCAGCCCTGCCCGAGGAAATAATCACCGAACTCGGATTGCCAAGCCTGGGTGAGCATCCAGCAGAAACCGCAGAGGGGGCAGGAAAAGTGGAGCTTGTAGCTAACGCTATAATAAAAATAGAGGACAGGATAGCCCAATCCCCCGTCATAAAAAGGCCTAGGGGCACAACACCGCTCATAGGAGTGGTGGCTCTAGAGCAGATGGGCTACAAGGTGGATCCAACAACAGGAAGACTGATAAAAGGGCTACCTCTGATGCTCTAAAACCTGGAGTGCTTGTAGCAACCGTTCTATATAAACTTCATCCCCCCGTTGCTGGATCAACTCCTTTAAATTTTTGCTTCCAAGTGAATCTCGATGGCGTTTAGGACTGATGCATTGTTGCTCATTAGCTGTCTTTCAGCTTGTTTTTATCTTACTGGATTTTGCCATTAAGAATTGTGAGGAATTTAGGAAGCTCGGACCGAAAGACTTCATAAGATTTATGAGGAATCCAGCAGTTGTGGATGGTAGGAGAATATATGATCCAGAAGTATACTCTAGGAAGTTGAAGTTTGAAGCGATGGGATTTAATTGTTGGAAGATTTCGTGAGAATCGTTTTGGTGATGGTTGTGATGCACTTTATTTAATTTGGAGTTGTGGGCATTGGATTTGGTGAAATATTCTTCTTTAATGTTTGCTTTAATTTCTATGATGGTTTTATTTTGATGGAGGAATTATGGGCGCTTTTAATTCATAAATTTAAGGGTGTAGTTGAGATGGATTTTTAAGTTTGGGATGTATTTTAGTGTAGGATTATGAGCGTAGTTATCCCTAGGAAGATTGCTGAGGAGCTTGAGAGGAGAAGTATTGACGCGGAACCCCTCATTGTAGACTTTTTAGTTAAGCTATTAAACTTAGACCCTCAAATTGCTGCTGAATCTCACTTGGAACTTGCATTAAGATACTTGGAGGAGGGGAAGAAGCTCATTGACGAAGATCCTGTTCAGTCCAGTGAGAAGCTCTATAAGGCTGCGGAGGAAGCCGTTAAGGCTCTTACAATATACTTCAACTTAAAAGATATCCTTGAAGATGTTGAGAAGAGTGGTAGGTGGAGCGTTGGGAGGCTGGAGAAAGCTGTCGTGAAGATTTCTGAGAGAGTGGGAGGGCAGTTTAGGTCTTGGTGGGATGCAGCATGGGCATTACACGTCTGGGGCTTCCATGAAGCAAAGTTTGACTCAGAAGATGTAAGAGTGAGATTGCCAGATACTGAGAAAATGATTTTAGAGGCTCGGAGAATTATTGAGGGAAAGTGATCCCGTGATTAAAGAGAAGCTCTGATTGCTGAATGAAGATTGTGAGTTCCAGTCTACGTGGGCATATGTAAACCTTAATCTTTTAAATGCTTTGATATTCATATGCATATTTATTGTTGGTTTATGGTGTTTTTGATTTGGGTTCTAGAGGTAATCGTGAGGGTGCTGGTAGAGGTCGTGAGTTTGTTACTTCAACGATTGTTAGGCAATGTGTTGCATTAAAATTCGGTGAGCTGGATAAGATAACTATTGGTAATGTTAATGTTTTTAGAGATTGGAGTCATGTTGAGGATATTGTTGATGGATATATTTTACTGGCTGGGAGGGGTAAGCCTGGAGATGTCTATGTTCAGGGTTCTATGAGAACTAACTCCGTCCTTACCTACATATTGTTAACGCTTCAAGAGTTAGGTTATGATGTAAAGGAGATTGAAACTATAAAGGGCGAGAAGAAAGTCAAAGAACCAGCTGAAATTTCTGGGGACAACTTTTTCAATACTAATTTTCTAAAGACAAAAGTTGATGTGCTAATGCTCAAAGGCGAATTAGAGTATACTTTAGAAGATGAGGACATAAGAATAAAAACAGATAAGGGTAACGTAACTGTTGTATTTGACAAAAGTAGGTTTAGGCCTGTTGATGTTCCAATACTTATGAGTGATACTGGGAAAATTCAGGAGTTGGGATTTAAAGTTACGAAGACTCTTGAAGATATCATTAGAGATCAAGTAAACTACTATTTGAATCCGGAAAAAAGAGAGTAGATCGAGCTAAAGTTTTCTGGTATTATCGTTTTTAACTAAACAATGGTAGTCTACACAGAAGTTGACCATTTCCCTGAAGTCTTCTAGAAGTTTCTTAAGTTCATCATTATACTTATATCTGAAGGGAACTCCTAAAACAACTTCCACAATCCAAAATATACTCATAAGATTTGTAAAGTTAACTATTTAGGAACTGCTGACAAACCACAGCAATCTAGGCGGCATTGAAAAGAAGGGGATGTAGATGAAGCAAATATGGAAGAAGCTCTATATATTACTCGAAAATTAGGAAGGAAATGGTCTAATGGAAAGAGTAGTTTATACTTCTCATGCTAAGATAAAGTTAAAGGTCAGGAAGATCGATGAATTAGAAGTTAATGGAATTTTAAAGTCACCGCAAAAACTGTATTTTGATACGGCAACTGGTGCCTTAGTAGCTATAGGTCCAAGAACATGGTGAAGGATCATTGGCTAATAGTTGTTTACACAATAGAAGGGGATGTGATTAAAATTATGACTGTTATAGATGTTTCATCTATCAATAACTTTATTAGGGGAGCACCTGGAAAAGGGTAGGTGGATTGAGGTAAAATGAAGGTAAACTATGATCCAGAAGCAGACATACTTTACATAATAATCAGGGAGGGCCCCATAAAGGACACAGTAGAAGTGGAAGATGAGATACTTATTGAAATTGCAGAAGACGAAAGCATAGTGGGAATAGAGATATGGAAAGCCTCAAAAAACATTCTAGAACCAATTGAAAAAGAGCTTTCAGCAAAAATTAGAAAATCACTTGAAACAATCGCCAAATAATAAACTATGATGGGATGATGTGAAAGATGATGAAGGGAAGTGCTAAGCTATTCTTCCCACTTAGATATCATGCTAAATTAATGGGCAAACATGGTGCTGAAATGAGCAGCAAAAACTATGTTTAATGCATAGTCGAGTTAAGTTAAAGCTTACGAAACATGCTAAGGACATTATGGTTAAGGGGGAATTAGTGAATCTCCCATTCTCAGCATCGTGAAATCTCTGGATATGATTTTCTGGATAAGCATTTGAGCCTCGTGGTAGCTGTTAAGGGAGATGAGCAAGCACTTGTGGTGGTTTATAACCCTGAAGATGACTACTTCGAAATGGTTACTGCATTCAAAACATCTAAATTGGTTAAACTTATAGGGGGCAGGCTTAATAAAGGATACTGGGTAAGAGTTCTATGAGAACTAGATATGATAGCAAATATGACATATTTTACATAGATATAGCTCCAGATAGGAAGGTGCATGATACCCAACAGCTGAATGATGACATACTCATAGATCTTGATGAGGAGGGAGATATCGTGGGCATAGAAATATGGAATGCCTCTAAGAATATCGTA from Candidatus Methanomethylicota archaeon includes:
- a CDS encoding aspartyl protease — protein: MGHTYVKAIFYNAVDYVQYLEGKLKLDEVKKAEVEALVDAGAAFPALPEEIITELGLPSLGEHPAETAEGAGKVELVANAIIKIEDRIAQSPVIKRPRGTTPLIGVVALEQMGYKVDPTTGRLIKGLPLML
- a CDS encoding PaREP1 family protein, producing MSVVIPRKIAEELERRSIDAEPLIVDFLVKLLNLDPQIAAESHLELALRYLEEGKKLIDEDPVQSSEKLYKAAEEAVKALTIYFNLKDILEDVEKSGRWSVGRLEKAVVKISERVGGQFRSWWDAAWALHVWGFHEAKFDSEDVRVRLPDTEKMILEARRIIEGK
- a CDS encoding GDP-mannose 4,6-dehydratase, which translates into the protein MGSRGNREGAGRGREFVTSTIVRQCVALKFGELDKITIGNVNVFRDWSHVEDIVDGYILLAGRGKPGDVYVQGSMRTNSVLTYILLTLQELGYDVKEIETIKGEKKVKEPAEISGDNFFNTNFLKTKVDVLMLKGELEYTLEDEDIRIKTDKGNVTVVFDKSRFRPVDVPILMSDTGKIQELGFKVTKTLEDIIRDQVNYYLNPEKRE
- a CDS encoding DUF2283 domain-containing protein; translated protein: MKVNYDPEADILYIIIREGPIKDTVEVEDEILIEIAEDESIVGIEIWKASKNILEPIEKELSAKIRKSLETIAK
- a CDS encoding DUF2283 domain-containing protein, giving the protein MRTRYDSKYDIFYIDIAPDRKVHDTQQLNDDILIDLDEEGDIVGIEIWNASKNIVEPIAEQLMEKVRKSLEIVVK